One Xiphophorus hellerii strain 12219 chromosome 1, Xiphophorus_hellerii-4.1, whole genome shotgun sequence DNA segment encodes these proteins:
- the LOC116725157 gene encoding uncharacterized oxidoreductase At1g06690, chloroplastic-like, producing the protein MSSSVPKVRLAGGLEICRVLNGMWQVSGAHGTVNKTKAVEAMQAYVDAGLTTFDMADIYGPAEEIYGLFNNQLKSSGSAAPALQGLTKFVPRPGPMDRRVVEKALQRSMSRMQVDALDCVQFHWWDYKDKRYLDALGHLSDLQKEGVIRELALTNFDTQRLEEITQKGICISSNQVQYSLIDQRPAARMEQLCVANNIKLLTYGTLAGGLLSERYSGKAEPSSRAELDTASLSKYKNMIDSWGGWTLFQDLLVALETVAKRHGCSVASVATRYVLDRPAVGGVIVGCRFGVAGAGQHIGDSLRSCSPELQLTAEDHAAIEGVTRRSTDLMALIGDCGDEYRR; encoded by the exons ATGTCCTCCTCGGTTCCCAAAGTGAGGCTGGCCGGTGGTCTGGAGATCTGCCGAGTCCTGAACGGGATGTGGCAGGTGTCCGGAGCTCACGGAACCGTGAACAAAACCAAAGCAG TTGAGGCCATGCAGGCCTATGTGGACGCTGGACTGACCACATTCGACATGGCAGACATTTATGGGCCGGCTGAAGAGATATATGGACTGTTTAATAACCAG CTGAAATCCTCAGGAAGTGCAGCTCCAGCTCTGCAGGGTCTAACGAAATTTGTCCCCCGACCAGGACCGATGGACCGCAGG GTGGTGGAGAAGGCGCTGCAGCGCTCCATGAGCCGCATGCAGGTGGACGCCCTGGACTGTGTTCAGTTTCACTGGTGGGACTACAAAGACAAGCGATACCTGGATGCTCTTGGACACCTGTCTGACCTGCAGAAGGAGGGAGTCATAC GGGAGCTTGCCCTCACTAACTTTGACACACAGAGACTGGAGGAGATCACTCAGAAAGGCATCTGCATCTCCAGCAACCAG GTGCAGTACTCTCTGATCGACCAGCGACCTGCAGCCAGGATGGAGCAGCTCTGCGTGGCCAACAACATAAAGCTCCTCACATATGGAACGCTGG CCGGCGGCCTGCTCTCTGAGCGTTACTCGGGGAAGGCGGAGCCCAGCTCGCGGGCGGAGCTCGACACCGCCTCCCTCTCCAAGTACAAGAACATGATTGACTCCTGGGGTGGGTGGACTCTCTTCCAGGACCTCCTCGTCGCCTTGGAGACAGTGGCGAAGAGGCACGGCTGCTCAGTGGCCAGCGTGGCCACACGCTACGTGCTGGACCGCCCGGCCGTAGGCGGAGTCATCGTCGGGTGTCGGTTTGGCGTCGCCGGGGCGGGGCAGCACATCGGTGACAGCCTGCGCAGCTGCAGCCCCGAGCTGCAGCTGACGGCAGAGGATCACGCAGCCATAGAGGGCGTCACGCGGCGCTCCACCGACCTGATGGCGCTCATAGGAGACTGTGGGGATGAGTACAGGAGATGA
- the nsun5 gene encoding LOW QUALITY PROTEIN: 28S rRNA (cytosine-C(5))-methyltransferase (The sequence of the model RefSeq protein was modified relative to this genomic sequence to represent the inferred CDS: deleted 1 base in 1 codon), whose protein sequence is MALYVTAAEILEKAERKQGALKTLVYDSKFPNIKQLFALVCEAQKFSSVLQEIIESTKLLKLTKLKMPLAKVLLYDLLIGQGLKCGGTWKANMMKHRPRLQAELARMKVRRKVSRNEDLLPAGTPAEQLPRYVRVNTLKTTMGDTVDYLKREGFSYLGQAVRLDNLTLKNKKFVLDLHLPEVLAFPPNTDFHDHFLYKAGHIILQDKASCLPAYLLHPPPGSHVIDACAAPGNKTSHLAAIMKNRGRLFAFDLDGKRLSTMSTLLLRAGVSCHQLANRDFLTVDPDDPQYKDVEYILLDPSCSGSGMVCLRDGSPADQEEEKARLAALASFQLRCLNHSLRFPSLKRLVYSTCSIHSQENEDVVAACLQQNPNFRLVPLLAQWPERGLEPLSQCLRASTTKTLTHGFFVALLEKVSNARGTKEKPAVPVSEAESVPPAPSSDAKIPDATEENSDCSDAEGMLTSVVGEINDSSNKKRRRKRKRKKKKATKAE, encoded by the exons ATGGCTCTGTACGTGACCGCCGCAGAGATCCTAGAGAAAGCCGAGCGGAAGCAGGGCGCCCTGAAGACTCTGGTTTACGACAGCAAGTTTCCGAACATCAAGCAGCTCTTCGCGCTGGTTTGCGAGGCGCAGAAGTTTTCCTCCGTCCTGCAGGAGATCATCGAGTCAACCAAGCTGCTGAAGCTCACCAAGCTGAAAATGCCCCTGGCTAAGGTGCTGCTGTACGACCTGCTGATTGGCCAGGGCCTGAAGTGCGGCGGCACCTGGAAGGCCAATATGATGAAGCACCGGCCCCGCCTGCAGGCGGAGCTGGCCCGAATGAAGGTGAGGAGGAAGGTCAGCAGGAACGAAGACCTCCTCCCTGCTGGGACCCCCGCGGAACAGCTGCCCAGGTATGTGCGTGTGAACACACTGAAGACCACCATGGGGGATACTGTGGACTACCTGAAGAGGGAGGGCTTCTCCTACCTGGGTCAGGCTGTGAGGCTGGATAACTTAACCCTGAAGAATAAGAAGTTTGTGTTGGACCTGCACCTCCCAGAGGTCCTGGCGTTCCCCCCTAACACAGACTTCCATGACCACTTCCTGTACAAAGCAGGTCACATCATCCTGCAGGACAAAGCCAGCTGCCTCCCAGCTTATCTGCTCCACCCCCCGCCGGGCAGTCACGTCATCGACGCCTGTGCTGCCCCTGGCAACAAAACCAGCCACCTGGCAGCCATCATGAAGAACAGAGGAAGGCTGTTTGCATTTGACCTA GACGGGAAGCGGTTGAGCACCATGTCCACTCTGCTGCTCAGAGCGGGGGTCAGCTGTCACCAGCTGGCCAATCGGGACTTCCTAACGGTGGACCCTGATGATCCACAGTATAAAGATGTAGAGTACATCCTGCTGGATCCATCCTGCAGCGGTTCAG GTATGGTGTGTCTGCGGGACGGCTCTCCTGCCgaccaggaggaggaaaaggcTCGCCTGGCGGCGCTGGCCTCCTTCCAGCTGCGCTGCCTGAATCACAGCCTCAGGTTCCCCAGCCTGAAGCGCCTGGTCTACTCCACCTGCTCCATCCACAGCCAGGAGAACGAGGACGTCGTCGCCGCCTGTCTGCAGCAGAACCCCAACTTCAG GTTGGTGCCGCTGCTGGCTCAATGGCCTGAACGAGGACTGGAGCCGCTCTCGCAGTGTTTACGGGCCAGTACCACCAAGACTCTCACACATGGCTTTTTTGTGGCCCTGCTGGAAAAAGTTAGTAATGCTAGGGGCACAAAGGAGAAACCTGCAGTTCCAGTAAG TGAGGCTGAGAGTGTTCCTCCTGCTCCCTCTTCTGATGCAAAAATACCTGATGCTACAGAGGAAAACTCTGACTGCTCGGATGCAGAGGGGATGCTGACATCTGTAGTGGGAGAAATCAATGATTCATCCAAcaagaaaaggaggaggaaaagaaaaaggaagaagaagaaagcaacCAAAGCAGAGTGA